Proteins encoded together in one Treponema primitia ZAS-1 window:
- a CDS encoding methylated-DNA--[protein]-cysteine S-methyltransferase, with amino-acid sequence MEYVCKIKSPVGMLTVSSDGENILGLWIEGQKYFAHTLDKDSVEKNMPVFEGARKWLDCYFSGKEPDFMPPLMPKGSPFQKSIWNILCKIPYGQTITYGEIAKQYGVQHKEKPTSARAVGGAVGHNQISIIIPCHRVVGANGNLTGYAGGINKKIQLLQLEGLLKK; translated from the coding sequence ATGGAATACGTTTGTAAAATAAAATCGCCGGTTGGAATGCTTACGGTATCAAGCGACGGAGAGAATATTTTAGGGCTTTGGATTGAGGGGCAAAAATATTTTGCCCATACTTTGGACAAAGACTCTGTGGAAAAAAATATGCCGGTATTCGAAGGTGCTCGCAAGTGGCTTGATTGTTATTTTTCAGGTAAGGAACCTGATTTTATGCCGCCCCTTATGCCGAAGGGAAGCCCCTTCCAAAAATCAATATGGAATATTCTTTGCAAAATACCTTACGGGCAAACAATAACGTATGGAGAAATAGCAAAACAGTATGGGGTTCAACACAAAGAAAAACCTACGTCAGCACGGGCAGTCGGCGGCGCGGTAGGTCACAATCAAATTTCTATTATAATTCCTTGTCATCGCGTCGTTGGCGCTAATGGAAACCTTACAGGATACGCAGGCGGTATTAACAAAAAAATACAACTTTTACAACTTGAGGGTCTATTGAAAAAGTAA
- a CDS encoding electron transport complex protein RnfA, with protein sequence MILFKIFISAFLIDNIVLMRFIALCAFIGMSTDEDKSIGMGLAVTFVTVMATCVTWPIFRFILEPLGMVFLKLLVFILVIAALVQLVEFYLKKSAPALYASMGIYLPLITTNCAILAVTLDVIDKSCVFTGQPYTFVQSVMYAVGVAAGFLLAMLLLSGVRRRIRTSPLPSFLKGTPILFVTSALLSMAFMGFSGLVK encoded by the coding sequence ATGATCCTCTTTAAAATATTCATTTCCGCCTTTCTCATTGATAACATTGTTCTCATGCGGTTTATCGCCCTCTGCGCTTTCATTGGAATGAGTACCGATGAGGACAAATCCATCGGCATGGGCCTGGCGGTAACCTTTGTAACGGTCATGGCAACCTGCGTTACCTGGCCTATTTTCAGGTTTATCCTGGAACCCCTGGGGATGGTTTTCCTTAAGCTCCTGGTCTTCATCCTGGTTATCGCCGCCCTGGTACAGCTGGTGGAATTCTACCTGAAGAAATCCGCCCCGGCGCTCTACGCGTCCATGGGTATCTATCTGCCGTTGATCACCACGAACTGTGCCATCCTGGCGGTTACCCTGGATGTGATTGACAAATCCTGTGTCTTCACCGGACAACCCTACACCTTTGTGCAGTCCGTGATGTATGCCGTGGGGGTTGCCGCGGGTTTCCTCCTGGCAATGCTTCTCCTTTCCGGAGTCCGCAGGCGGATCAGAACCAGCCCGCTTCCTTCGTTCCTCAAGGGGACCCCCATACTCTTTGTAACGTCGGCTCTTCTGTCCATGGCCTTCATGGGTTTTTCCGGTTTAGTTAAGTAA
- the rsxE gene encoding electron transport complex subunit RsxE, producing MSRFFKIFTNGLVKENPLLVLMIGLCSALAVTTSVVNGIGMGLSMTFVLLMSEVVISIFRKLIPESIRIPIFIIVIAAFTTVIDYVLKAYFPDLSKAMGVFIPLIVVNCIIMGRVESFASKQPVGNVIFDALGMGLGYTWVLAGISLVRELFGNGSILGFQILPDSYTPILFFILPPGGFFIFALFISLNSFLKSKNKEARI from the coding sequence ATGAGCCGGTTCTTTAAAATATTCACCAACGGTCTGGTAAAGGAAAACCCCCTGCTGGTTTTGATGATAGGCCTCTGTTCGGCCCTGGCGGTTACCACCTCGGTGGTCAACGGCATTGGCATGGGCCTTTCCATGACCTTCGTACTCCTCATGTCAGAGGTAGTGATAAGCATCTTCCGGAAGCTCATCCCCGAATCCATCCGTATACCGATATTCATCATCGTTATCGCCGCCTTTACCACGGTGATAGATTATGTGCTCAAGGCCTACTTTCCGGATCTGTCCAAGGCCATGGGGGTATTCATCCCCCTTATCGTGGTGAACTGTATCATCATGGGCCGGGTGGAATCCTTTGCCTCCAAACAGCCCGTGGGGAACGTGATTTTTGACGCCCTGGGCATGGGCTTGGGCTACACTTGGGTGCTTGCGGGTATCTCCCTTGTGAGGGAACTTTTCGGGAACGGCAGTATCCTGGGTTTTCAGATCCTCCCCGACAGCTACACACCAATACTGTTCTTCATATTGCCTCCGGGAGGGTTCTTCATCTTCGCCCTGTTCATCAGCCTCAATAGTTTTCTTAAGTCCAAAAATAAGGAGGCCCGGATATGA
- a CDS encoding M48 family metalloprotease, which yields MKIIKQILPICIFSVFTALVLSCAGMAQAIGDSADDMGDSKGANALSRSAHSIGRALEYITPEQEYFIGRAVGANLLTNYQLYDKDPDLTLYLNQITTAIVINSSKPEIYNGYHTAILDSDEINAFATSGGHIFITRGLLNCAKSEDALAAVLAHEIAHIQLQHSIEVISSNRVVSAIAETSSSVVSIALSELAEVLDEAAEEIVTALYEGYSQEQEFKADIRALELLEGAWYEPSSLLTMLLALEQNQSQHSGGFNQTHPTPEERIANVQKPLRQYRDTVRDTRTYREKRFSIVK from the coding sequence ATGAAAATAATAAAACAAATCCTGCCCATCTGCATATTCTCAGTTTTTACTGCCCTGGTTCTTTCCTGCGCCGGTATGGCCCAAGCAATAGGAGATAGCGCCGATGACATGGGGGATTCCAAAGGAGCCAACGCTCTGTCTCGGTCTGCCCATTCAATTGGAAGGGCCCTGGAATATATCACTCCGGAGCAGGAATACTTTATAGGCCGCGCTGTAGGGGCGAACCTCCTTACAAACTATCAGCTCTATGACAAAGATCCGGATTTAACGCTGTATCTGAATCAGATTACTACCGCTATTGTAATTAATTCTTCAAAACCTGAAATTTATAACGGGTATCATACCGCTATTCTGGACAGCGATGAGATCAACGCCTTTGCTACCTCGGGGGGCCATATTTTTATTACCCGGGGACTTTTGAACTGTGCCAAATCAGAGGATGCCCTGGCGGCGGTTCTTGCCCATGAAATTGCCCATATCCAGTTGCAGCATAGTATTGAGGTTATTAGTTCCAATCGGGTGGTAAGTGCCATCGCCGAAACCAGCTCTTCCGTTGTCAGTATTGCCCTTTCGGAACTTGCAGAGGTCCTTGATGAAGCAGCTGAAGAAATTGTTACCGCCCTGTATGAAGGATATTCCCAGGAGCAGGAATTCAAGGCAGATATCCGGGCTTTAGAACTTTTAGAAGGCGCCTGGTATGAGCCTTCAAGTCTACTTACCATGCTCTTGGCTTTGGAGCAAAACCAGTCCCAGCATTCCGGCGGATTCAATCAAACTCATCCAACACCGGAGGAACGGATAGCTAACGTACAAAAACCCCTGCGGCAGTATAGAGATACGGTACGGGACACCCGAACCTACCGCGAAAAACGTTTCAGCATAGTTAAGTAG
- a CDS encoding RnfABCDGE type electron transport complex subunit B, producing the protein MNIVLITALFAALLAFVLGIALGVFKNLFAVAEDPLIGEVRACLPGANCGACGFPGCDGYAAAVAAKSTETNHCSVGGKDVAEKLAAIMGTDAGAVIPVVAVLACQGTLDKTPKKGNYTGLQTCRGAKLSTGGTKLCIWGCLGYGDCTLVCQFGAISLGENGLPKIDHTKCTGCKICVAECPQGVLRALPKDSKGSLVICSNRNTVKANVMKNCKGGCIKCELCVKNCPENCITLQNGIPVVDYAKCTSCGTCSEKCPTKVFKSFERDVLAV; encoded by the coding sequence ATGAATATTGTTTTAATTACCGCCCTGTTTGCGGCGCTGTTGGCATTTGTGCTGGGTATTGCCTTGGGGGTTTTCAAAAATTTATTTGCCGTTGCCGAGGATCCGTTGATCGGCGAAGTGCGGGCCTGTCTTCCGGGGGCCAACTGCGGCGCCTGCGGTTTCCCCGGCTGCGACGGTTATGCCGCTGCGGTGGCCGCCAAATCCACCGAAACCAACCACTGTTCGGTCGGCGGGAAGGATGTGGCGGAAAAACTTGCCGCCATCATGGGGACCGATGCCGGCGCAGTAATACCGGTGGTAGCGGTACTTGCCTGTCAAGGTACGCTGGATAAGACGCCCAAAAAGGGAAATTATACGGGCCTGCAAACCTGCCGGGGAGCCAAGCTTTCCACCGGGGGAACCAAGCTCTGTATCTGGGGCTGCTTGGGTTACGGTGACTGTACCCTGGTCTGTCAGTTCGGCGCCATAAGCCTTGGCGAAAACGGCCTCCCAAAGATTGACCACACTAAATGTACCGGCTGTAAAATCTGTGTTGCCGAATGCCCCCAGGGTGTTCTGCGAGCCCTGCCCAAGGACAGCAAGGGTTCCCTGGTAATCTGTTCCAACAGAAACACGGTCAAGGCCAATGTAATGAAAAATTGTAAGGGCGGGTGCATCAAATGCGAACTCTGTGTCAAGAATTGTCCGGAAAACTGCATCACCCTGCAGAACGGTATCCCCGTGGTGGATTATGCCAAGTGTACTTCCTGTGGTACCTGTTCGGAAAAATGCCCTACAAAGGTATTTAAAAGCTTTGAACGAGATGTCCTTGCGGTTTAA
- the rlmB gene encoding 23S rRNA (guanosine(2251)-2'-O)-methyltransferase RlmB: protein MGYLSGFHAIEERIKASPPGQTGPLLVAKAGPRAREIVDLAVERKIQVNRVGTHELDRLAPDHRGIALYTEDTGAGNEVTLASFLVSLEDRKDALAVILDEITDPHNYGAILRSCDQFGVDLVITRNRRIAKYAEIVSKTSAGADSWVPVAETANLPRAMESLKEAGFWIYGADMGGDPVWSKDLRGRTAIILGGEGTGITRLLKEKCDAVVAVPSRGRIDSLNVSVAAGVLLYEITRQRLQA, encoded by the coding sequence GTGGGATATTTAAGCGGCTTTCATGCTATTGAAGAACGAATCAAGGCCTCACCTCCGGGACAGACCGGGCCGCTTCTGGTGGCCAAGGCGGGTCCCCGGGCGCGGGAAATTGTCGACCTGGCGGTGGAGCGGAAAATCCAGGTGAATCGGGTAGGTACCCACGAGTTGGACCGCCTGGCCCCGGATCACCGGGGTATAGCCCTCTACACCGAAGATACCGGCGCGGGTAACGAAGTTACCCTGGCAAGCTTCCTCGTTAGCCTGGAAGACCGGAAAGATGCGCTTGCGGTGATATTGGATGAAATCACGGACCCCCACAACTACGGCGCCATACTCCGCTCTTGCGACCAGTTCGGGGTGGACCTGGTAATAACCCGGAACCGGCGCATTGCCAAGTACGCCGAAATCGTCTCCAAAACCTCGGCTGGGGCAGATTCCTGGGTTCCGGTTGCAGAAACCGCCAACCTGCCCCGGGCGATGGAATCCCTCAAAGAAGCGGGCTTCTGGATCTACGGCGCCGACATGGGGGGAGACCCGGTCTGGAGCAAGGACCTCCGGGGCCGAACGGCCATCATCCTGGGGGGCGAAGGAACCGGTATAACCCGGCTCCTCAAGGAAAAATGCGACGCCGTGGTAGCCGTCCCCTCCCGGGGCCGCATAGATTCCCTCAATGTCTCGGTCGCAGCCGGGGTGCTGCTCTACGAAATAACTCGTCAACGCTTACAGGCCTAG
- a CDS encoding bifunctional transcriptional activator/DNA repair enzyme AdaA — protein MTDDQKWKAVSENDKNYDGIFFYGVNSTKIFCRPSCKSKLPLKKNIVYFESGEKAEQADYRPCKRCRPDLLEYQPIKDIAEKVKLLLNKYFTEQQKLMNEFGQLGISQHRMVTIFKERYGMTPKEYYDTLRIEEAKKKLAVTDDTIMDIAYDVGFQSLSAFYKLFRKKMDISPSKYRKKEIKNGIRL, from the coding sequence ATGACTGATGATCAAAAATGGAAAGCCGTATCGGAAAATGATAAAAACTATGACGGCATATTTTTTTATGGAGTAAATTCGACAAAAATATTCTGCCGCCCATCCTGTAAATCAAAATTGCCGCTTAAAAAAAATATAGTATATTTTGAATCCGGAGAAAAAGCAGAACAAGCTGACTACCGTCCCTGCAAACGCTGTCGCCCCGATCTTTTGGAATATCAGCCGATAAAGGACATTGCCGAAAAAGTAAAATTACTCCTTAATAAATACTTTACCGAACAACAAAAACTTATGAATGAATTTGGACAGCTTGGCATATCCCAACATCGCATGGTAACTATATTTAAGGAACGGTATGGCATGACTCCTAAGGAATATTATGACACCCTGAGGATTGAAGAAGCAAAAAAGAAATTAGCTGTTACGGATGATACAATTATGGATATTGCCTATGATGTTGGGTTTCAGAGCCTATCCGCATTTTATAAGTTGTTTAGGAAAAAAATGGATATATCACCATCAAAATACAGAAAGAAGGAGATAAAAAATGGAATACGTTTGTAA
- the rsxC gene encoding electron transport complex subunit RsxC has protein sequence MAVSTFKRGLRLPTRKDATEGKPVELAPLPKQVVIPINQHFGAPNKCLVNVGDHVKRGQKIADAAAPGPMTVPVHASINGVVKKIEPRTQSNNTEGICVLIEAEGADSGGEEFLPPLDPFSCTKEEALARIREAGIIGMGGAGFPCHIKLNPPPNKPIDTIIADGAECEPYLTTDEAVLTEKPNLLILGLTIVMKITGVKKAIIGMEDNKAKLIPMIEREIRLNEQAASVGEISIGLCRTRYPQGGEKLLITALTGREVPSGGLPMDAGCIVQNVGTLVAIAEAFSLGKPLVDRDLTVSGGACKTPKNIRAPIGTLLPDLPPVFMEIAYDKLSKILYGGPMMGNAVPNLNIPIQKNTSGIILMTAAETVAELEGPCIRCGRCIRNCPIRLSPVIMNMALEAGDLDEAVTAGLMDCIECGSCTFMCPARIKLVQRFRVGKGRLRIRQQARQAAQATAKPAPAKT, from the coding sequence ATGGCTGTAAGTACATTCAAGAGAGGTTTGCGCCTTCCAACCCGGAAGGACGCTACCGAGGGGAAGCCCGTAGAGCTTGCCCCCCTGCCCAAACAGGTAGTAATCCCCATTAATCAGCACTTCGGCGCACCAAATAAATGCCTGGTAAATGTGGGGGACCATGTTAAACGGGGACAGAAAATCGCCGATGCCGCAGCTCCGGGGCCTATGACCGTACCGGTCCACGCGTCTATTAACGGGGTGGTTAAGAAGATCGAGCCCCGGACCCAGTCCAACAATACCGAGGGAATCTGCGTACTCATCGAAGCGGAAGGCGCCGATTCCGGCGGGGAAGAATTCCTGCCGCCCCTGGACCCTTTTAGCTGTACCAAAGAGGAAGCCCTGGCCCGGATCCGGGAAGCGGGGATCATCGGCATGGGCGGTGCGGGGTTTCCCTGCCACATAAAGCTCAACCCGCCCCCGAATAAACCCATCGACACTATCATTGCCGACGGCGCCGAATGCGAACCCTACCTTACCACCGATGAGGCGGTACTCACCGAAAAACCCAACCTATTGATACTCGGCCTTACTATCGTGATGAAGATCACCGGGGTCAAAAAAGCCATCATCGGGATGGAGGATAACAAGGCTAAGCTTATCCCCATGATAGAGCGGGAAATCCGGCTGAATGAACAGGCCGCATCGGTAGGCGAAATTAGTATAGGGCTTTGCAGGACCCGCTACCCCCAGGGGGGGGAGAAGCTGCTCATCACCGCCCTGACCGGACGGGAAGTGCCTTCCGGCGGGCTGCCCATGGATGCGGGCTGCATAGTCCAAAACGTGGGTACCCTAGTGGCCATTGCCGAAGCCTTTAGTCTGGGTAAGCCCCTGGTTGACCGGGACCTTACGGTAAGCGGCGGGGCCTGCAAGACCCCAAAAAACATCCGGGCGCCCATCGGGACCTTGCTGCCGGATCTGCCGCCGGTGTTTATGGAGATTGCATACGACAAACTGAGTAAGATCCTCTACGGCGGCCCCATGATGGGGAACGCGGTTCCGAATCTGAACATACCGATACAGAAAAACACCTCGGGCATCATCCTTATGACCGCCGCAGAAACCGTGGCGGAGTTGGAAGGCCCCTGTATCCGCTGCGGCCGGTGTATCCGGAACTGTCCTATACGGCTTTCCCCGGTGATTATGAACATGGCCCTGGAAGCGGGAGACCTGGACGAAGCGGTTACCGCGGGGCTGATGGATTGTATAGAATGCGGCAGCTGCACCTTCATGTGCCCCGCCCGGATTAAACTGGTACAACGGTTCCGGGTTGGGAAAGGGCGCCTACGGATCCGGCAGCAGGCCCGGCAGGCGGCACAGGCGACGGCAAAGCCCGCTCCCGCAAAAACGTAA
- a CDS encoding SH3 domain-containing protein, with the protein MKRLVLFSGLCLLGIGALSAQSKTMYVTAKTIEVKSSTAFFSDTLGTMSYGDPVSVLQEYGKWVKISSLEPPAISGWVAAASLTTKRIIVSAGTTSASANEIALAGKGFNQQVEDVYRQNGTLNYDAIDAMEALQIPNRQLFAFLQEGRLARGE; encoded by the coding sequence ATGAAACGTTTAGTTCTATTTTCAGGTCTTTGCCTTTTAGGAATAGGCGCCCTAAGCGCCCAGTCGAAAACCATGTATGTCACCGCAAAAACCATTGAGGTAAAAAGTTCAACCGCATTTTTTTCGGACACCCTGGGAACCATGTCTTACGGCGATCCGGTTTCGGTTCTGCAGGAATACGGAAAGTGGGTTAAGATCAGCTCCTTGGAACCGCCTGCTATAAGCGGATGGGTTGCCGCTGCCAGCCTCACCACCAAACGCATCATAGTATCCGCCGGCACAACCTCCGCTTCCGCCAACGAAATTGCCCTGGCGGGAAAGGGTTTCAACCAGCAAGTTGAAGATGTCTATCGTCAAAACGGAACCCTGAATTATGACGCCATTGACGCCATGGAGGCGCTGCAAATACCAAACAGGCAGCTCTTTGCTTTTTTGCAGGAAGGCCGTCTGGCTCGGGGAGAGTAG
- a CDS encoding DNA-3-methyladenine glycosylase family protein: MFFKYGKKEIDYLKSRDKILGDAIDKIGHIKRTVDTDLFSSIIHHIIGQQISTAAQKTIWERINSKIGEITVDAITDLSIDEIQKFGMTFRKAEYIKDFANKIKSGELILNDINDKSDDEIITYLSALKGIGVWTAEMLMIFCLQRPDVLSYTDLAIHRGLRMLYHHRNIDKKKFEKYRRKFSPYGTVASLYIWTVAGGTIAGMKDYAPKKKAGSK, encoded by the coding sequence TTGTTTTTTAAATATGGAAAAAAAGAGATCGACTATCTAAAAAGCAGGGATAAAATACTCGGCGATGCAATTGATAAAATAGGGCATATCAAAAGAACGGTAGATACGGATTTGTTTTCATCAATAATACATCATATTATAGGACAGCAGATTTCAACGGCCGCACAAAAAACAATATGGGAACGGATTAATAGTAAAATTGGAGAAATTACCGTAGATGCTATTACTGATCTAAGTATAGATGAAATACAAAAATTCGGGATGACCTTTAGGAAAGCTGAATATATTAAAGACTTTGCAAACAAAATTAAATCCGGGGAACTTATTTTAAACGATATAAACGATAAAAGTGACGATGAAATTATCACTTATTTGTCTGCACTTAAAGGAATCGGTGTGTGGACAGCTGAAATGTTAATGATATTTTGTCTGCAAAGACCGGATGTTCTTAGCTATACTGATCTGGCTATTCATAGGGGATTACGTATGCTGTATCACCATAGAAATATAGACAAAAAGAAATTTGAAAAATACAGGCGTAAGTTCAGCCCCTATGGCACGGTTGCAAGTCTCTATATCTGGACAGTCGCAGGGGGAACAATTGCCGGAATGAAAGATTACGCACCAAAGAAAAAAGCCGGCTCAAAATGA
- a CDS encoding FMN-binding protein, with translation MKGTNVPGILKLGFTLMLYATVACVGLAFVYSATKTVIEQRSQTDLEAALKELFPEADGFGSLDGAIQSPDPSVSFGAQYEVRQGSSVIGAAITATGASYGGPATILIGVDTGGRISGIKIMDLSDTPGLGANASSPGYFVDKAKGVTFYGQFSGKSVNDPFEVKGDVIAITAATISSRSITRIVKAAGTAGKAWLETSRGGVK, from the coding sequence ATGAAAGGAACAAATGTTCCCGGTATCTTAAAACTCGGCTTTACCCTGATGCTTTACGCCACCGTGGCTTGCGTGGGTCTTGCCTTTGTGTATTCCGCCACAAAAACGGTTATCGAACAGCGGTCACAGACGGATCTGGAAGCCGCCCTAAAGGAGCTGTTCCCCGAGGCGGACGGTTTCGGCAGCCTTGACGGCGCTATACAAAGCCCCGACCCGTCGGTGAGCTTCGGCGCCCAGTACGAAGTCCGCCAAGGGAGCAGCGTCATAGGCGCCGCCATCACCGCCACCGGGGCCAGCTACGGCGGGCCCGCAACGATCCTGATCGGTGTGGACACCGGTGGACGGATCAGCGGCATTAAAATCATGGACCTCTCCGATACCCCCGGGCTGGGGGCAAACGCCTCATCCCCCGGTTATTTTGTGGATAAAGCTAAGGGCGTAACTTTTTACGGACAGTTCTCCGGAAAATCCGTGAACGATCCCTTTGAGGTAAAGGGCGATGTGATCGCCATAACGGCCGCCACCATCAGCAGCCGCTCCATAACCCGGATCGTTAAGGCCGCCGGAACTGCGGGCAAAGCCTGGCTGGAGACTTCAAGAGGAGGCGTTAAATGA
- a CDS encoding DUF6675 family protein encodes MSLRFKYFLSIMLFLAAAVTGSSASLEELIGAGRITELSAANPITEVQFRDPRPQLMPRDERLRRLINDATEALEPTLFVESLYRYKKPAASQKTWTEAERNALYNATLAISSLQGIEYFSVSRNRMHTFYETSTVIDGPDTKRPRPDPVYTTPPKELLIYARQKDLTFGDNIYQYTYYAYPDSLIFIQENLSSMSVGPIAVVRKNRLRSVVAVIDAGDSLLVYVASMAKAASFPGMNERVGRSFSNRAEAILSWFSKRADNALSM; translated from the coding sequence ATGTCCTTGCGGTTTAAATATTTCCTTTCCATTATGCTTTTCCTTGCCGCCGCCGTTACGGGCTCCTCCGCCAGCCTGGAGGAGCTTATCGGCGCCGGCCGGATAACTGAACTGTCCGCCGCTAACCCCATCACCGAGGTTCAGTTCCGGGACCCCCGGCCTCAGCTTATGCCTCGGGATGAGCGGCTTCGGCGTTTAATCAACGACGCCACGGAAGCCCTGGAGCCGACCCTGTTTGTGGAAAGCCTCTATCGGTATAAAAAACCTGCCGCCTCCCAGAAGACCTGGACCGAAGCAGAACGGAACGCCCTCTACAACGCAACCTTGGCCATCAGTTCCTTGCAGGGAATAGAGTATTTTTCCGTAAGCCGAAACCGTATGCATACTTTTTACGAAACTTCCACGGTAATTGACGGCCCGGACACCAAGCGTCCCCGCCCTGATCCTGTTTATACTACGCCCCCGAAAGAACTGCTTATCTATGCCCGTCAGAAGGACCTTACCTTTGGGGATAATATCTATCAGTATACCTACTATGCGTATCCGGATAGCCTGATCTTTATTCAGGAAAACCTCAGTTCCATGAGCGTGGGACCTATCGCAGTGGTGAGAAAGAACCGTTTACGTTCAGTGGTGGCAGTAATCGACGCCGGTGACTCCCTGTTGGTGTACGTGGCATCCATGGCCAAGGCCGCCTCTTTCCCGGGGATGAACGAGCGGGTAGGGAGATCCTTCTCCAACCGCGCGGAGGCGATTCTATCCTGGTTTTCCAAGCGGGCGGATAATGCCCTATCTATGTAA
- a CDS encoding RnfABCDGE type electron transport complex subunit D has translation MAQTESLSHELFLSSSPHIASKVPATALMRNVLIALAPVTIFGVISFGLPALLNILVSIVSAVAAESLFRYITKQDIRAKDQSAIVSGLLLALVLPPTTPLWMTALGAIFAVVVAKEFFGGLGANVFNPALIGRAFLLMSFPAAVTTWARPLGFGTALSDAVSGATPLGILKLGDSAAAGIQAVGADFAANKLASSADYWATMRTLFIGNHGGCTGETSILLILAGAVFLLVKKTIDWRAPVTMIGSAFILSLVLGMDPLFSVLSGGLIFGAVFMATDYVSAPLTAKGKLIFGCGAGIIAVLIRKFGNYPEGVSYAILIMNAAAPFLNRLLPKKYGTVPKTKGAAK, from the coding sequence ATGGCACAAACCGAATCTCTATCGCATGAGCTTTTCCTCTCCTCAAGCCCCCACATTGCGTCCAAGGTTCCCGCTACGGCGCTGATGCGTAATGTGCTGATTGCCCTGGCCCCGGTTACCATCTTTGGGGTCATTAGCTTCGGGCTTCCCGCCCTGCTGAATATCCTGGTTTCCATTGTATCGGCGGTGGCGGCGGAATCCTTGTTCCGGTATATAACTAAACAGGATATCCGGGCAAAGGACCAGTCCGCTATTGTAAGCGGGCTGCTCTTGGCGCTGGTACTTCCCCCTACTACCCCGCTCTGGATGACCGCCCTGGGGGCGATCTTCGCGGTTGTGGTGGCCAAGGAGTTCTTCGGTGGTCTGGGCGCCAATGTGTTTAACCCCGCTCTTATCGGCCGGGCTTTTCTCCTGATGAGCTTCCCTGCGGCGGTTACCACCTGGGCCCGGCCCCTGGGCTTTGGAACCGCCCTAAGCGATGCGGTAAGCGGCGCTACCCCGCTGGGGATCCTCAAGCTGGGCGACAGCGCGGCGGCGGGCATACAGGCGGTGGGCGCGGACTTTGCCGCAAATAAGCTGGCCTCTTCCGCCGACTACTGGGCCACCATGCGGACCCTCTTTATCGGTAACCATGGGGGCTGTACCGGGGAAACATCAATACTGCTTATCCTCGCCGGCGCAGTTTTCCTGCTGGTTAAAAAAACTATCGATTGGCGGGCGCCGGTAACCATGATCGGTTCGGCGTTTATCCTCTCCCTTGTATTGGGTATGGATCCCCTGTTCAGTGTCCTTTCGGGCGGGCTTATCTTCGGCGCGGTTTTCATGGCCACCGATTATGTATCCGCCCCCCTCACCGCCAAGGGGAAACTTATATTCGGCTGCGGCGCGGGGATCATCGCGGTGCTCATCAGAAAGTTCGGGAACTACCCCGAGGGGGTCTCCTACGCCATCCTGATAATGAACGCCGCCGCTCCATTTCTCAACCGTCTGCTGCCGAAAAAATACGGCACGGTTCCTAAAACTAAGGGGGCAGCGAAATGA